In Enoplosus armatus isolate fEnoArm2 chromosome 2, fEnoArm2.hap1, whole genome shotgun sequence, one DNA window encodes the following:
- the serping1 gene encoding plasma protease C1 inhibitor, translating to MKLQAILCLLLQLNFELSSCTHVRVIPGSTLELPCLSFQTDFNEAAITWKFNGKDISVQLPDSITVKKNGLYLSISPVTAANEGEYLCLLKENNMEIIRTYNVTVDALIGYTIRVTEGSTLHLPCNFPPSSQVSANALWYKDTVAGKRTQLNLLDESTGDDARVELLYPLDHDQTILLRDTVMEDAGVYNCESAEGEKLSTVYIIVEVAPTPVPYSCRGFMTPWEPCQDKNSRTGEPMLQESMTEFSIKLYSYLRESNPSGNLLFSPISISGALSHLLLGARDDTRRAIERAVCVPHDFHCVHFQMKKLREKLASSLQMASQIYYNPQLNLSESFTNQSIQFYEAEPTRLLENSEENAQMINSWVANKTNNNIKQLVDSVSPTTQLILLNAVSFSGQWKVKFDQKPKKGLFTKLNGDLVKVPLLYHQKYLAAMTYVTELKAQVARFALTGDSSLYILLPRSNTVTDLQRVEDKMTDTAVRQMIEHMKTTSSQHVEVTLPQIKLDFQPDMNILIKKLGLSSLFEGANLCGLNSEEKLVLDDAKHRAFLALNQQGVEAGAVTAMAFSRSFPSFSALRPFIMLLWSDQANVPLFIGRVTDP from the exons ATGAAACTCCAGGCCATACTTTGCCTCTTGCTGCAGCTCAATTTTGAG ctTTCTTCATGCACACATGTCCGGGTGATACCTGGTTCCACTCTGGAGCTGCCCTGTTTGTCATTTCAGACAGACTTCAACGAAGCTGCCATCACCTGGAAATTCAATG gtAAAGACATAAGCGTTCAGCTGCCTGACTCGATTACAGTTAAAAAGAATGGCTTGTATCTCTCTATATCCCCTGTAACTGCTGCCAACGAGGGCGAGTACCTGTGTTTGTTAAAGGAGAACAATATGGAGATAATCAGGACATACAACGTTACAGTTGATG CACTAATTGGCTATACCATTAGGGTAACCGAAGGCTCCACCCTTCACCTCCCGTGTAATTTCCCACCTTCCAGCCAAGTCAGTGCCAATGCACTTTGGTACAAAGACACGGTTGCTGGCAAGAGGACGCAGCTGAATCTTTTAGACGAGTCAACGGGTGATGATGCCAGAGTGGAACTGCTTTATCCACTTGATCATGATCAGACCATATTACTCAGAGACACCGTCATGGAGGATGCTGGAGTTTACAATTGTGAATCTGCTGAGGGGGAGAAGCTGAGCACTGTATACATTATTGTTGAAG TTGCTCCTACCCCTGTTCCTTACTCGTGCAGGGGCTTCATGACACCATGGGAGCCCTGCCAGGACAAGAACAGTCGCACAGGGGAACCCATGTTGCAGGAATCCATGACAGAATTTTCCATAAAGCTGTATTCTTACCTCAGAGAATCAAATCCCTCTGGCAACTTGCTCTTCTCTCCCATCAGTATCAGCGGTGCACTGTCCCATTTGTTGTTAG GAGCAAGAGATGACACCCGCAGAGCCATTGAGAGGGCTGTCTGTGTGCCTCATGACTTCCACTGTGTTCATTTCCAGATGAAGAAGCTGAGAGAAAAGTTGGCCAGTTCCTTGCAGATGGCTTCTCAGATCTACTATAACCCAC AACTGAATCTGAGTGAGTCCTTTACTAACCAGTCCATTCAGTTCTATGAAGCGGAGCCCACTAGGCTGCTGGAAAACAGCGAGGAAAACGCACAGATGATCAACAGCTGGGTGGCAAATAAGACCAACAATAATATCAAACAGTTGGTTGACTCCGTATCACCCACTACACAGCTGATCCTGCTCAATGCCGTCTCCTTTAGTG gtcagTGGAAGGTCAAGTTTGATCAGAAACCCAAGAAAGGACTTTTCACAAAACTGAATGGTGATCTGGTAAAGGTGCCACTCCTCTATCATCAGAAATACTTGGCGGCCATGACGTATGTGACTGAACTAAAGGCCCAG GTGGCGAGGTTTGCTCTCACAGGTGACAGCAGTCTTTACATCCTGTTGCCTCGCTCCAACACAGTGACTGACCTGCAGCGGGTGGAGGATAAGATGACGGACACAGCTGTGCGACAAATGATagaacacatgaaaacaacatcTTCTCAGCATGTCGAGGTCACTCTGCCCCAAATCAAGCTGGATTTCCAGCCAGACATGAACATACTTATCAAGAAATTAG GACTGTCGTCACTCTTCGAGGGTGCCAACCTGTGTGGCCTCAACTCCGAAGAGAAGTTGGTTCTGGACGATGCCAAACACAGAGCCTTCCTCGCACTGAACCAACAAGGAGTTGAGGCCGGAGCCGTCACCGCTATGGCGTTCTCTCgctccttcccttccttctctGCCCTGCGGCCTTTCATCATGCTACTATGGAGTGACCAGGCTAATGTGCCACTCTTTATTGGCAGAGTGACCGACCCATGA